One Glycine max cultivar Williams 82 chromosome 6, Glycine_max_v4.0, whole genome shotgun sequence DNA segment encodes these proteins:
- the LOC100818911 gene encoding 2-succinyl-5-enolpyruvyl-6-hydroxy-3-cyclohexene-1-carboxylate synthase isoform X5 produces MEQEGGLCDGKEVDQFHQPSGSNEVAIANEDGISYGSELIEVDKVKINQGDLLFGGDASDGALWDIFWRQDVPKLQEYLKKNFREFRYVHCCRLKQLDHANELSNSLKESANINTVWASLIVEECTRLGLMYLCIAPGSRPSPVAVAVASHKLITCISCFDERSLAYHAVGYGRGSHIPAVAITSSGTAVSNLLPAIELDELESVSILSMTLAWDEFSFSTFQEAHYSLQDSLDQSPKKVNLVAALVRGMLVKDASMQLESTIKRAAKTVYQVKEFHRRVGFEVQ; encoded by the exons ATGGAACAAGAAGGTGGATTATGTGATGGGAAAGAAGTTGATCAGTTTCATCAACCGTCTGGTAGTAATGAGGTTGCCATTGCTAATGAGGATGGTATTTCATATGGATCAGAGCTCATAGAGGTTgacaaagtaaaaataaatcaaggtGATTTGTTGTTTGGGGGGGATGCTTCAGATGGTGCTCTCTGGGATATTTTTTGGAGACAGGATGTCCCTAAGTTGCAGGAATATCTGAAGAAGAATTTCAGAGAGTTTAGGTATGTCCATTGCTGTCGTTTAAAGCag TTGGATCATGCCAATGAATTATCAAACTCCCTGAAAGAAAGTGCCAATATTAACACTGTTTGGGCATCGCTTATTGTTGAAGAATGCACAAGACTTGGTTTGATG tATTTGTGTATTGCTCCTGGATCTAGACCTTCCCCTGTTGCTGTTGCTGTTGCAAGTCACAAATTAATCACATGTATTTCATGCTTCGATGAGCGTTCACTTGCATATCATGCTGTTGGATATGGAAGAGGATCTCACATTCCAGCAGTAGCCATTACATCATCAGGCACTGCAGTTTCCAACCTTCTTCCTGCT ATTGAGTTAGATGAGCTGGAAAGTGTTTCCATTCTGTCCATGACCCTTGCATGGgatgaattttccttctctacTTTTCAAGAAGCCCATTATTCGCTTCAAGATTCTCTAGACCAG AGTCCAAAGAAGGTCAACTTGGTTGCTGCTCTGGTTCGTGGTATGCTTGTTAAAGATGCATCGATGCAGTTGGAATCGACAATAAAACGAGCAGCAAAAACTGTATATCAG GTTAAAGAGTTCCATAGAAGAGTTGGTTTTGAG GTAcaataa
- the LOC100818911 gene encoding 2-succinyl-5-enolpyruvyl-6-hydroxy-3-cyclohexene-1-carboxylate synthase isoform X2 produces MEQEGGLCDGKEVDQFHQPSGSNEVAIANEDGISYGSELIEVDKVKINQGDLLFGGDASDGALWDIFWRQDVPKLQEYLKKNFREFRYVHCCRLKQLDHANELSNSLKESANINTVWASLIVEECTRLGLMYLCIAPGSRPSPVAVAVASHKLITCISCFDERSLAYHAVGYGRGSHIPAVAITSSGTAVSNLLPAIELDELESVSILSMTLAWDEFSFSTFQEAHYSLQDSLDQSPKKVNLVAALVRGMLVKDASMQLESTIKRAAKTVYQVKEFHRRVGFEVASADKMAKSCMVYFEMHLSLRKKVQ; encoded by the exons ATGGAACAAGAAGGTGGATTATGTGATGGGAAAGAAGTTGATCAGTTTCATCAACCGTCTGGTAGTAATGAGGTTGCCATTGCTAATGAGGATGGTATTTCATATGGATCAGAGCTCATAGAGGTTgacaaagtaaaaataaatcaaggtGATTTGTTGTTTGGGGGGGATGCTTCAGATGGTGCTCTCTGGGATATTTTTTGGAGACAGGATGTCCCTAAGTTGCAGGAATATCTGAAGAAGAATTTCAGAGAGTTTAGGTATGTCCATTGCTGTCGTTTAAAGCag TTGGATCATGCCAATGAATTATCAAACTCCCTGAAAGAAAGTGCCAATATTAACACTGTTTGGGCATCGCTTATTGTTGAAGAATGCACAAGACTTGGTTTGATG tATTTGTGTATTGCTCCTGGATCTAGACCTTCCCCTGTTGCTGTTGCTGTTGCAAGTCACAAATTAATCACATGTATTTCATGCTTCGATGAGCGTTCACTTGCATATCATGCTGTTGGATATGGAAGAGGATCTCACATTCCAGCAGTAGCCATTACATCATCAGGCACTGCAGTTTCCAACCTTCTTCCTGCT ATTGAGTTAGATGAGCTGGAAAGTGTTTCCATTCTGTCCATGACCCTTGCATGGgatgaattttccttctctacTTTTCAAGAAGCCCATTATTCGCTTCAAGATTCTCTAGACCAG AGTCCAAAGAAGGTCAACTTGGTTGCTGCTCTGGTTCGTGGTATGCTTGTTAAAGATGCATCGATGCAGTTGGAATCGACAATAAAACGAGCAGCAAAAACTGTATATCAG GTTAAAGAGTTCCATAGAAGAGTTGGTTTTGAGGTAGCAAGTGCTGACAAGATGGCTAAGTCATGCATGGTTTATTTTGAAATGCATCTATccctaaggaaaaaa GTAcaataa
- the LOC100818911 gene encoding 2-succinyl-5-enolpyruvyl-6-hydroxy-3-cyclohexene-1-carboxylate synthase isoform X4, protein MVATLDFGKFNSCTIEKRRKLFICQVISSCYVYLLYLSEVCPCYVCLLYYQLDHANELSNSLKESANINTVWASLIVEECTRLGLMYLCIAPGSRPSPVAVAVASHKLITCISCFDERSLAYHAVGYGRGSHIPAVAITSSGTAVSNLLPAIELDELESVSILSMTLAWDEFSFSTFQEAHYSLQDSLDQSPKKVNLVAALVRGMLVKDASMQLESTIKRAAKTVYQVKEFHRRVGFEVASADKMAKSCMVYFEMHLSLRKKIITKAFNGSYSIYKETFCNQVYCLFV, encoded by the exons ATGGTTGCCACCTTAGATTTTGGGAAATTTAATTCATGTACcatagaaaaaagaagaaaattattcatttgcCAGGTTATTTCTAGTTGTTATGTTTATCTGTTGTATTTGTCTGAAGTTTGTCCTTGTTATGTTTGTCTCTTGTATTATCAGTTGGATCATGCCAATGAATTATCAAACTCCCTGAAAGAAAGTGCCAATATTAACACTGTTTGGGCATCGCTTATTGTTGAAGAATGCACAAGACTTGGTTTGATG tATTTGTGTATTGCTCCTGGATCTAGACCTTCCCCTGTTGCTGTTGCTGTTGCAAGTCACAAATTAATCACATGTATTTCATGCTTCGATGAGCGTTCACTTGCATATCATGCTGTTGGATATGGAAGAGGATCTCACATTCCAGCAGTAGCCATTACATCATCAGGCACTGCAGTTTCCAACCTTCTTCCTGCT ATTGAGTTAGATGAGCTGGAAAGTGTTTCCATTCTGTCCATGACCCTTGCATGGgatgaattttccttctctacTTTTCAAGAAGCCCATTATTCGCTTCAAGATTCTCTAGACCAG AGTCCAAAGAAGGTCAACTTGGTTGCTGCTCTGGTTCGTGGTATGCTTGTTAAAGATGCATCGATGCAGTTGGAATCGACAATAAAACGAGCAGCAAAAACTGTATATCAG GTTAAAGAGTTCCATAGAAGAGTTGGTTTTGAGGTAGCAAGTGCTGACAAGATGGCTAAGTCATGCATGGTTTATTTTGAAATGCATCTATccctaaggaaaaaaataattacaaaagcttttaatggtAGTTATAGTATCTACAAGGAAACTTTTTGTAACCAGGTCTATTGCCTTTTTGTTTGA
- the LOC100818911 gene encoding uncharacterized protein isoform X1, with amino-acid sequence MEQEGGLCDGKEVDQFHQPSGSNEVAIANEDGISYGSELIEVDKVKINQGDLLFGGDASDGALWDIFWRQDVPKLQEYLKKNFREFRYVHCCRLKQLDHANELSNSLKESANINTVWASLIVEECTRLGLMYLCIAPGSRPSPVAVAVASHKLITCISCFDERSLAYHAVGYGRGSHIPAVAITSSGTAVSNLLPAIELDELESVSILSMTLAWDEFSFSTFQEAHYSLQDSLDQSPKKVNLVAALVRGMLVKDASMQLESTIKRAAKTVYQVKEFHRRVGFEVASADKMAKSCMVYFEMHLSLRKKIITKAFNGSYSIYKETFCNQVYCLFV; translated from the exons ATGGAACAAGAAGGTGGATTATGTGATGGGAAAGAAGTTGATCAGTTTCATCAACCGTCTGGTAGTAATGAGGTTGCCATTGCTAATGAGGATGGTATTTCATATGGATCAGAGCTCATAGAGGTTgacaaagtaaaaataaatcaaggtGATTTGTTGTTTGGGGGGGATGCTTCAGATGGTGCTCTCTGGGATATTTTTTGGAGACAGGATGTCCCTAAGTTGCAGGAATATCTGAAGAAGAATTTCAGAGAGTTTAGGTATGTCCATTGCTGTCGTTTAAAGCag TTGGATCATGCCAATGAATTATCAAACTCCCTGAAAGAAAGTGCCAATATTAACACTGTTTGGGCATCGCTTATTGTTGAAGAATGCACAAGACTTGGTTTGATG tATTTGTGTATTGCTCCTGGATCTAGACCTTCCCCTGTTGCTGTTGCTGTTGCAAGTCACAAATTAATCACATGTATTTCATGCTTCGATGAGCGTTCACTTGCATATCATGCTGTTGGATATGGAAGAGGATCTCACATTCCAGCAGTAGCCATTACATCATCAGGCACTGCAGTTTCCAACCTTCTTCCTGCT ATTGAGTTAGATGAGCTGGAAAGTGTTTCCATTCTGTCCATGACCCTTGCATGGgatgaattttccttctctacTTTTCAAGAAGCCCATTATTCGCTTCAAGATTCTCTAGACCAG AGTCCAAAGAAGGTCAACTTGGTTGCTGCTCTGGTTCGTGGTATGCTTGTTAAAGATGCATCGATGCAGTTGGAATCGACAATAAAACGAGCAGCAAAAACTGTATATCAG GTTAAAGAGTTCCATAGAAGAGTTGGTTTTGAGGTAGCAAGTGCTGACAAGATGGCTAAGTCATGCATGGTTTATTTTGAAATGCATCTATccctaaggaaaaaaataattacaaaagcttttaatggtAGTTATAGTATCTACAAGGAAACTTTTTGTAACCAGGTCTATTGCCTTTTTGTTTGA
- the LOC100818911 gene encoding uncharacterized protein isoform X8, with product MEQEGGLCDGKEVDQFHQPSGSNEVAIANEDGISYGSELIEVDKVKINQGDLLFGGDASDGALWDIFWRQDVPKLQEYLKKNFREFRYVHCCRLKQLDHANELSNSLKESANINTVWASLIVEECTRLGLMSPKKVNLVAALVRGMLVKDASMQLESTIKRAAKTVYQVKEFHRRVGFEVASADKMAKSCMVYFEMHLSLRKKIITKAFNGSYSIYKETFCNQVYCLFV from the exons ATGGAACAAGAAGGTGGATTATGTGATGGGAAAGAAGTTGATCAGTTTCATCAACCGTCTGGTAGTAATGAGGTTGCCATTGCTAATGAGGATGGTATTTCATATGGATCAGAGCTCATAGAGGTTgacaaagtaaaaataaatcaaggtGATTTGTTGTTTGGGGGGGATGCTTCAGATGGTGCTCTCTGGGATATTTTTTGGAGACAGGATGTCCCTAAGTTGCAGGAATATCTGAAGAAGAATTTCAGAGAGTTTAGGTATGTCCATTGCTGTCGTTTAAAGCag TTGGATCATGCCAATGAATTATCAAACTCCCTGAAAGAAAGTGCCAATATTAACACTGTTTGGGCATCGCTTATTGTTGAAGAATGCACAAGACTTGGTTTGATG AGTCCAAAGAAGGTCAACTTGGTTGCTGCTCTGGTTCGTGGTATGCTTGTTAAAGATGCATCGATGCAGTTGGAATCGACAATAAAACGAGCAGCAAAAACTGTATATCAG GTTAAAGAGTTCCATAGAAGAGTTGGTTTTGAGGTAGCAAGTGCTGACAAGATGGCTAAGTCATGCATGGTTTATTTTGAAATGCATCTATccctaaggaaaaaaataattacaaaagcttttaatggtAGTTATAGTATCTACAAGGAAACTTTTTGTAACCAGGTCTATTGCCTTTTTGTTTGA
- the LOC100818911 gene encoding uncharacterized protein isoform X3, which translates to MEQEGGLCDGKEVDQFHQPSGSNEVAIANEDGISYGSELIEVDKVKINQGDLLFGGDASDGALWDIFWRQDVPKLQEYLKKNFREFRYVHCCRLKQLDHANELSNSLKESANINTVWASLIVEECTRLGLMYLCIAPGSRPSPVAVAVASHKLITCISCFDERSLAYHAVGYGRGSHIPAVAITSSGTAVSNLLPASPKKVNLVAALVRGMLVKDASMQLESTIKRAAKTVYQVKEFHRRVGFEVASADKMAKSCMVYFEMHLSLRKKIITKAFNGSYSIYKETFCNQVYCLFV; encoded by the exons ATGGAACAAGAAGGTGGATTATGTGATGGGAAAGAAGTTGATCAGTTTCATCAACCGTCTGGTAGTAATGAGGTTGCCATTGCTAATGAGGATGGTATTTCATATGGATCAGAGCTCATAGAGGTTgacaaagtaaaaataaatcaaggtGATTTGTTGTTTGGGGGGGATGCTTCAGATGGTGCTCTCTGGGATATTTTTTGGAGACAGGATGTCCCTAAGTTGCAGGAATATCTGAAGAAGAATTTCAGAGAGTTTAGGTATGTCCATTGCTGTCGTTTAAAGCag TTGGATCATGCCAATGAATTATCAAACTCCCTGAAAGAAAGTGCCAATATTAACACTGTTTGGGCATCGCTTATTGTTGAAGAATGCACAAGACTTGGTTTGATG tATTTGTGTATTGCTCCTGGATCTAGACCTTCCCCTGTTGCTGTTGCTGTTGCAAGTCACAAATTAATCACATGTATTTCATGCTTCGATGAGCGTTCACTTGCATATCATGCTGTTGGATATGGAAGAGGATCTCACATTCCAGCAGTAGCCATTACATCATCAGGCACTGCAGTTTCCAACCTTCTTCCTGCT AGTCCAAAGAAGGTCAACTTGGTTGCTGCTCTGGTTCGTGGTATGCTTGTTAAAGATGCATCGATGCAGTTGGAATCGACAATAAAACGAGCAGCAAAAACTGTATATCAG GTTAAAGAGTTCCATAGAAGAGTTGGTTTTGAGGTAGCAAGTGCTGACAAGATGGCTAAGTCATGCATGGTTTATTTTGAAATGCATCTATccctaaggaaaaaaataattacaaaagcttttaatggtAGTTATAGTATCTACAAGGAAACTTTTTGTAACCAGGTCTATTGCCTTTTTGTTTGA
- the LOC100818911 gene encoding uncharacterized protein isoform X6, with protein MEQEGGLCDGKEVDQFHQPSGSNEVAIANEDGISYGSELIEVDKVKINQGDLLFGGDASDGALWDIFWRQDVPKLQEYLKKNFREFRYVHCCRLKQLDHANELSNSLKESANINTVWASLIVEECTRLGLMIELDELESVSILSMTLAWDEFSFSTFQEAHYSLQDSLDQSPKKVNLVAALVRGMLVKDASMQLESTIKRAAKTVYQVKEFHRRVGFEVASADKMAKSCMVYFEMHLSLRKKIITKAFNGSYSIYKETFCNQVYCLFV; from the exons ATGGAACAAGAAGGTGGATTATGTGATGGGAAAGAAGTTGATCAGTTTCATCAACCGTCTGGTAGTAATGAGGTTGCCATTGCTAATGAGGATGGTATTTCATATGGATCAGAGCTCATAGAGGTTgacaaagtaaaaataaatcaaggtGATTTGTTGTTTGGGGGGGATGCTTCAGATGGTGCTCTCTGGGATATTTTTTGGAGACAGGATGTCCCTAAGTTGCAGGAATATCTGAAGAAGAATTTCAGAGAGTTTAGGTATGTCCATTGCTGTCGTTTAAAGCag TTGGATCATGCCAATGAATTATCAAACTCCCTGAAAGAAAGTGCCAATATTAACACTGTTTGGGCATCGCTTATTGTTGAAGAATGCACAAGACTTGGTTTGATG ATTGAGTTAGATGAGCTGGAAAGTGTTTCCATTCTGTCCATGACCCTTGCATGGgatgaattttccttctctacTTTTCAAGAAGCCCATTATTCGCTTCAAGATTCTCTAGACCAG AGTCCAAAGAAGGTCAACTTGGTTGCTGCTCTGGTTCGTGGTATGCTTGTTAAAGATGCATCGATGCAGTTGGAATCGACAATAAAACGAGCAGCAAAAACTGTATATCAG GTTAAAGAGTTCCATAGAAGAGTTGGTTTTGAGGTAGCAAGTGCTGACAAGATGGCTAAGTCATGCATGGTTTATTTTGAAATGCATCTATccctaaggaaaaaaataattacaaaagcttttaatggtAGTTATAGTATCTACAAGGAAACTTTTTGTAACCAGGTCTATTGCCTTTTTGTTTGA
- the LOC100818911 gene encoding uncharacterized protein isoform X7 → MEQEGGLCDGKEVDQFHQPSGSNEVAIANEDGISYGSELIEVDKVKINQGDLLFGGDASDGALWDIFWRQDVPKLQEYLKKNFREFRYVHCCRLKQLDHANELSNSLKESANINTVWASLIVEECTRLGLMYLCIAPGSRPSPVAVAVASHKLITCISCFDERSLAYHAVGYGRGSHIPAVAITSSGTAVSNLLPAIELDELESVSILSMTLAWDEFSFSTFQEAHYSLQDSLDQCFPVTTFG, encoded by the exons ATGGAACAAGAAGGTGGATTATGTGATGGGAAAGAAGTTGATCAGTTTCATCAACCGTCTGGTAGTAATGAGGTTGCCATTGCTAATGAGGATGGTATTTCATATGGATCAGAGCTCATAGAGGTTgacaaagtaaaaataaatcaaggtGATTTGTTGTTTGGGGGGGATGCTTCAGATGGTGCTCTCTGGGATATTTTTTGGAGACAGGATGTCCCTAAGTTGCAGGAATATCTGAAGAAGAATTTCAGAGAGTTTAGGTATGTCCATTGCTGTCGTTTAAAGCag TTGGATCATGCCAATGAATTATCAAACTCCCTGAAAGAAAGTGCCAATATTAACACTGTTTGGGCATCGCTTATTGTTGAAGAATGCACAAGACTTGGTTTGATG tATTTGTGTATTGCTCCTGGATCTAGACCTTCCCCTGTTGCTGTTGCTGTTGCAAGTCACAAATTAATCACATGTATTTCATGCTTCGATGAGCGTTCACTTGCATATCATGCTGTTGGATATGGAAGAGGATCTCACATTCCAGCAGTAGCCATTACATCATCAGGCACTGCAGTTTCCAACCTTCTTCCTGCT ATTGAGTTAGATGAGCTGGAAAGTGTTTCCATTCTGTCCATGACCCTTGCATGGgatgaattttccttctctacTTTTCAAGAAGCCCATTATTCGCTTCAAGATTCTCTAGACCAG TGTTTTCCGGTCACAACCTTTGGCTAA